In one Nocardia tengchongensis genomic region, the following are encoded:
- a CDS encoding pitrilysin family protein, which produces MDIGVRRTVLPGGLRVVTEHVPGVRSASIGVWVGVGSRDEGPTVAGAAHFLEHLLFKATPTRSALAIAEAMDAVGGELNAFTAKEQTCYYAHVIDEDLPLAVDLVADVVLNGLCRAEDVSVERQVVLEEISMRDDDPEDMVGDAFLSALFGDHPIGRPVIGSVDSIEAMQAHQLRSFHQRRYRPDRMVVAVAGNIEHEHTVELVYRAFEHRLETGLEPAPRREGKYRPRGNPELLRMHRDSEQAHLVFGTRAFGRHEGEKRWPLSVLNTVLGGGLSSRLFQRIREERGLAYSVYSSVDTFADTGAFSVYLGCQPENLGRVADLAHGVLQEVAANGITDAECARAKGSLRGGLVLGLEDSGSRMNRIGRSELSYGNHRSVSETLARIDEVTTEEVSRIAASLLARPFGAAVAGPYRRTRELPAAVRNLVG; this is translated from the coding sequence ATGGATATCGGCGTACGCCGGACGGTGCTGCCCGGTGGCCTGCGAGTGGTCACCGAGCATGTGCCGGGAGTGCGATCGGCCTCGATCGGCGTGTGGGTCGGCGTCGGCTCGCGCGACGAAGGCCCCACGGTGGCCGGCGCCGCGCACTTCCTCGAGCATCTGCTGTTCAAGGCCACCCCCACGCGGTCGGCCCTGGCCATCGCCGAGGCCATGGACGCGGTCGGCGGCGAGCTCAACGCGTTCACCGCCAAGGAACAGACCTGCTACTACGCCCACGTCATCGACGAGGATCTGCCGCTGGCGGTGGACCTGGTCGCCGATGTGGTGCTCAACGGGTTGTGCCGGGCCGAGGACGTGTCGGTGGAACGTCAGGTGGTGCTGGAGGAGATCTCCATGCGCGACGACGATCCCGAGGACATGGTCGGCGACGCCTTCCTGAGCGCGCTGTTCGGCGACCATCCGATCGGCCGCCCGGTGATCGGCAGCGTCGACTCCATCGAGGCCATGCAGGCCCACCAGCTGCGCTCGTTCCATCAGCGCCGCTACCGGCCCGACCGCATGGTGGTGGCGGTGGCCGGCAATATCGAGCACGAGCACACCGTCGAACTGGTGTACCGCGCCTTCGAGCATCGCCTCGAGACCGGCCTGGAGCCCGCGCCCCGGCGGGAGGGCAAGTACCGGCCGCGCGGCAATCCGGAACTGCTGCGCATGCACCGCGACAGCGAGCAGGCGCACCTGGTGTTCGGCACCCGCGCCTTCGGCCGGCACGAGGGCGAGAAGCGCTGGCCGCTGTCGGTGCTCAACACGGTGCTCGGCGGCGGCCTGAGTTCGCGGCTGTTCCAGCGCATCCGGGAGGAGCGCGGCCTGGCGTACTCGGTGTACTCCAGCGTCGACACCTTCGCCGACACCGGCGCGTTCTCGGTGTACCTGGGCTGCCAGCCCGAAAACCTGGGCCGGGTGGCCGATTTGGCGCACGGCGTGCTGCAGGAGGTGGCCGCCAACGGCATCACCGACGCCGAGTGCGCCCGCGCCAAGGGGTCGCTGCGCGGTGGACTGGTGCTGGGGCTCGAGGATTCCGGGTCGCGGATGAACCGCATCGGGCGTTCGGAGCTCAGCTACGGCAATCATCGCAGTGTGTCCGAAACCCTCGCTCGCATAGACGAAGTCACCACCGAGGAGGTGTCGCGGATCGCGGCGTCGCTGCTCGCGCGGCCCTTCGGTGCGGCGGTGGCGGGGCCGTATCGGCGCACCCGTGAGCTGCCGGCGGCGGTCCGGAATCTGGTCGGCTGA
- a CDS encoding bifunctional riboflavin kinase/FAD synthetase, whose protein sequence is MQRWRSLDEMPADWGRCVLTIGVFDGVHRGHAQLISRAVKSAAVRGVPSVLMTFDPHPVDVVRPGTHPPQLSTLDRRAELVEELGIDVFVVMPFTRDFMKLTPEEYVEELLVNRLHVSEVVVGDNFTFGKQAAGTLDTMRELGRRYGFEVDGVQLLGEHAVTFSSTYIRGCLSEGNVSAAAEALGRPHRVEGVVVHGDGRGKGLGFPTANVAPTMHAAIPADGVYAGWFTVLEPGDPLAGERHMTAISVGTNPTFDGRNRTVEPHILDFDADLYGKHVAVDFVDQLRGMRKFESIEELVEAIRRDCDQARKVLAGETEE, encoded by the coding sequence GTGCAGAGATGGCGAAGCCTCGACGAGATGCCCGCGGACTGGGGCCGGTGTGTCCTCACCATCGGGGTATTCGACGGCGTGCACCGCGGTCACGCCCAGCTCATCAGCCGTGCGGTGAAATCCGCTGCGGTGCGCGGCGTTCCGTCGGTCCTGATGACCTTCGACCCGCACCCGGTGGACGTGGTGCGCCCGGGTACCCATCCGCCGCAGCTGTCCACCCTGGACCGGCGCGCGGAACTGGTCGAGGAACTCGGCATCGACGTGTTCGTGGTGATGCCGTTCACCCGCGACTTCATGAAGCTCACCCCCGAGGAGTACGTCGAGGAACTGCTGGTGAACCGCCTGCACGTGTCCGAGGTCGTGGTGGGCGACAACTTCACCTTCGGCAAGCAGGCCGCCGGCACCCTCGACACCATGCGTGAGCTCGGCCGCCGCTACGGCTTCGAGGTCGACGGGGTGCAGCTGCTGGGCGAGCACGCGGTCACCTTCTCCTCCACCTACATTCGCGGCTGCCTGTCCGAGGGCAACGTCAGCGCCGCGGCCGAGGCGCTGGGCCGCCCGCACCGCGTCGAAGGCGTCGTCGTGCACGGCGACGGCCGCGGCAAGGGCCTGGGCTTCCCCACCGCCAACGTGGCCCCGACCATGCACGCCGCCATCCCCGCCGACGGGGTGTACGCGGGCTGGTTCACCGTTCTCGAGCCCGGCGACCCGCTGGCCGGGGAACGCCACATGACCGCCATCTCGGTCGGCACCAACCCGACCTTCGACGGCCGCAACCGCACCGTCGAGCCGCACATCCTCGACTTCGACGCCGACCTCTACGGCAAGCACGTGGCCGTCGACTTCGTCGACCAGCTGCGCGGCATGCGCAAGTTCGAGTCCATCGAGGAACTGGTCGAGGCCATCCGCCGCGACTGCGACCAGGCCCGCAAGGTCCTCGCCGGCGAAACCGAGGAATAG
- a CDS encoding metal-dependent transcriptional regulator — MPGKRDIATRRELADPSAPSELHGTTTIAASGASSVAPVLSSVAQDYLKVIWTAQEWSQEKVSTKLLAEKIGVSASTVSEAVRKLADQGLVEHARYGAITLTEDGRRAAIAMVRRHRLIETFLVNELGYGWDEVHDEAEVLEHAVSETLMDRIDAKLGHPDRDPHGDPIPSVDGAVPTPPARQLSDFGAGESGRVARISDSDPAMLRYFDSLGIALDTPIAVVERRDFAGTIAVRVEERTIDLGSIAAEAIWLSEVH; from the coding sequence GTGCCCGGAAAACGAGACATCGCCACCCGCCGCGAGCTGGCCGATCCGTCCGCACCTTCCGAACTTCACGGGACCACCACCATCGCGGCGAGCGGTGCGTCCAGCGTCGCGCCGGTGCTGTCGTCGGTCGCCCAGGACTATCTGAAAGTGATCTGGACCGCGCAGGAGTGGTCGCAGGAGAAGGTGTCGACCAAGCTGCTGGCCGAGAAGATCGGCGTCTCGGCGTCGACGGTGTCGGAGGCGGTGCGCAAGCTGGCCGATCAGGGGCTGGTCGAGCATGCCCGCTACGGGGCCATCACCCTCACCGAGGACGGGCGCCGGGCCGCCATCGCCATGGTGCGGCGGCATCGGCTCATCGAGACCTTCCTGGTCAACGAGCTCGGGTACGGGTGGGACGAGGTGCACGACGAGGCCGAGGTGCTCGAGCACGCGGTGTCGGAGACGTTGATGGACCGCATCGACGCCAAGCTCGGGCATCCGGACCGGGATCCGCACGGCGATCCGATTCCGTCGGTGGACGGCGCGGTGCCCACTCCCCCGGCCCGGCAGCTGAGCGATTTCGGGGCGGGCGAATCCGGGCGGGTGGCACGGATTTCCGATTCGGATCCGGCGATGCTGCGCTACTTCGATTCGCTGGGCATCGCTTTGGACACCCCGATCGCGGTGGTGGAGCGCCGCGACTTCGCGGGCACCATCGCGGTGCGTGTGGAGGAGCGCACCATCGATCTGGGCAGCATCGCCGCCGAGGCGATCTGGCTCAGCGAAGTCCACTAG
- the rpsO gene encoding 30S ribosomal protein S15, whose product MALTTEQKSAILAEYGVHEKDTGSPEAQIALLSKRIADITEHLKKHKHDHHTRHGLMALIGRRKRLSKYLQDKDINRYRSLIERLGLRR is encoded by the coding sequence GTGGCTCTCACCACTGAGCAGAAGTCGGCCATCCTCGCCGAGTACGGCGTCCACGAGAAGGACACCGGTTCCCCGGAGGCGCAGATCGCGCTGCTGTCGAAGCGGATCGCCGACATCACCGAGCACCTCAAGAAGCACAAGCACGACCACCACACCCGCCACGGCCTGATGGCGCTGATCGGTCGTCGCAAGCGGCTGTCGAAGTACCTGCAGGACAAGGACATCAACCGCTACCGTTCGCTGATCGAGCGTCTCGGCCTGCGTCGCTGA
- a CDS encoding helix-turn-helix transcriptional regulator: MTDADALPAVAPLPAVLGALQDPVRLEIVRRLADAGVPIRCGLTYDGVSKSTAAHHFKILREAGVTERVTIEGNTHLRLRAADLDAALPGLLPAVLAAANRELTEIGEDGSSTTD, from the coding sequence ATGACCGACGCCGACGCGCTGCCCGCCGTGGCCCCGCTGCCAGCGGTGCTCGGCGCGCTACAGGACCCCGTGCGACTGGAAATCGTCCGCCGCCTGGCCGACGCGGGCGTCCCTATCCGATGCGGCCTCACCTACGACGGCGTCAGCAAGTCCACCGCCGCCCACCACTTCAAGATCCTGCGCGAAGCGGGCGTCACCGAACGCGTGACCATCGAGGGCAACACCCACCTACGCCTCCGCGCGGCCGACCTCGACGCGGCCCTGCCAGGCCTGCTCCCGGCCGTCCTCGCCGCCGCCAACCGCGAACTCACCGAGATAGGCGAGGACGGCAGCAGCACCACCGACTGA
- a CDS encoding serine/threonine-protein kinase, with product MVEPGENFAGYVIERELGRGGMGAVYLARHPRLPRWIALKLLNAEYHGDSETHARFEREADLAARLNHPGVVTVYDRGVEDGRLWIAMQYVDGIEAESVTDMTAERAVEIVAATADALDYAHRVGVLHRDVKPANIMLARETREQQAGVLLTDFGIARLQEDTGRLTGSGSVMATLAYASPEQLQNHPVDHRADQYSLACTLFRLLTGVPLFRAGDLGAIVKAHLYDNPPPIASLRPELPATLDPVLARALAKNPDDRYPTCSDFAAAAQRALASGAAAESAHAPPRRRGTDTSARRAIPPSAARRGTRNAPGSRAAQSDSPAGRWQQADPSARRGQQSYTPAAWPRQQSDAPATRPGQQSNTPAAWPRQQSEPPAARQGQQPDAPGVWPGQQPEGSARRRHPSETTGARRVHPSEVTGSRRVNPSETTGARRAHPSEVTGSRRVHPSEVTGARRAVQPEGGARRTPPSETTGARRVPQSTAVRSGRLTDIPALFGSRTDRHLSPPSRMTPPGTGRRMGGLRTLLVMSLCLAAALGVVVFLMSPSGRGARPKAAAPEIAEISAAFPGLVPRSPELGSGFNSASCRVVDHDTKDFLPPFAFEGWAAAWDCQYSADHDVREYIVFAYDSAAVARSAARRIRPVGSALEDLTFKEYCGAKQYVNHRFDASVDVPSTVFATSFFDDHKRDKFLMYTRGAPATPSGVVDWWKSLPLN from the coding sequence GTGGTCGAACCAGGTGAGAACTTCGCCGGGTATGTCATCGAACGTGAGCTCGGACGCGGCGGGATGGGTGCGGTCTACCTCGCACGCCATCCCCGCCTGCCGCGTTGGATCGCACTGAAGCTGTTGAACGCCGAGTACCACGGCGACAGCGAGACTCACGCGCGATTCGAACGCGAGGCCGACCTCGCGGCCCGGTTGAATCACCCCGGCGTGGTCACCGTCTACGACCGCGGCGTCGAGGACGGGCGACTCTGGATCGCCATGCAGTACGTCGACGGCATCGAAGCCGAATCGGTCACCGACATGACCGCCGAGCGCGCCGTCGAGATCGTCGCGGCCACCGCCGACGCCCTCGACTACGCGCACCGGGTCGGCGTGCTGCACCGAGATGTCAAGCCCGCCAACATCATGCTGGCGCGCGAGACCCGCGAACAACAAGCCGGCGTTCTGCTCACCGACTTCGGGATCGCGCGACTGCAGGAGGACACCGGCCGCCTGACCGGTTCCGGCTCGGTCATGGCCACCCTCGCCTACGCCTCCCCGGAGCAGCTCCAGAACCATCCGGTGGACCACCGCGCCGACCAATACTCCTTGGCCTGCACCCTGTTCCGCCTGCTCACCGGTGTGCCGCTGTTCCGCGCCGGCGACCTCGGCGCGATCGTCAAAGCCCACCTGTACGACAACCCGCCCCCGATCGCCAGTCTGCGACCGGAGCTCCCCGCGACCCTGGATCCGGTGCTGGCCCGCGCCCTGGCCAAGAACCCCGACGACCGGTACCCGACCTGTTCGGACTTCGCGGCGGCTGCGCAACGCGCCCTCGCGAGCGGGGCCGCGGCCGAGAGCGCCCACGCGCCGCCGCGTCGGCGCGGCACGGACACCTCCGCGCGACGGGCCATCCCGCCGTCGGCCGCCCGTCGGGGAACCAGGAACGCGCCGGGTTCGCGAGCGGCGCAATCGGATTCACCGGCCGGCCGGTGGCAGCAAGCGGACCCATCGGCGCGGCGCGGACAGCAGTCGTACACGCCGGCGGCGTGGCCGAGACAGCAGTCCGATGCGCCGGCGACAAGACCAGGGCAGCAGTCGAACACACCGGCCGCCTGGCCGAGACAGCAGTCCGAACCGCCCGCGGCGCGGCAAGGGCAACAGCCGGATGCGCCGGGAGTCTGGCCGGGGCAGCAGCCCGAGGGGTCGGCGCGCCGAAGACATCCGTCGGAGACCACCGGCGCGCGGCGGGTACACCCGTCGGAGGTCACCGGGTCGCGGCGAGTGAACCCGTCGGAGACGACCGGCGCGCGGCGAGCCCACCCCTCGGAGGTCACCGGGTCGCGCCGAGTACATCCATCAGAGGTCACGGGGGCACGGCGAGCGGTCCAGCCGGAGGGCGGGGCACGTCGGACCCCGCCGTCGGAAACGACGGGGGCGCGGCGGGTTCCGCAGTCGACCGCCGTGCGTTCCGGCCGGCTGACCGACATTCCCGCACTGTTCGGATCGCGCACCGACCGCCACCTGTCACCGCCATCCCGCATGACGCCTCCGGGCACCGGCCGCCGGATGGGCGGGCTGCGCACACTGTTGGTGATGAGCCTGTGCCTGGCGGCCGCGCTGGGTGTGGTGGTCTTCCTGATGAGCCCCTCCGGCCGCGGCGCCAGGCCGAAGGCGGCCGCACCCGAAATCGCCGAGATCAGTGCGGCTTTCCCGGGCCTGGTGCCGCGCTCGCCCGAACTGGGTTCGGGTTTCAACTCGGCCAGTTGCCGGGTGGTCGATCACGACACCAAGGATTTCCTGCCGCCCTTCGCCTTCGAGGGCTGGGCCGCCGCGTGGGACTGCCAGTACTCCGCCGATCACGACGTCCGCGAGTACATCGTGTTCGCCTACGATTCGGCCGCGGTGGCGCGCTCGGCGGCGCGCCGGATCCGGCCGGTCGGCAGCGCTCTGGAGGATCTGACCTTCAAGGAGTACTGCGGTGCGAAGCAATACGTGAACCACCGCTTCGACGCCTCCGTCGACGTGCCGTCCACGGTCTTCGCCACGTCGTTCTTCGACGACCACAAGCGCGACAAGTTCCTCATGTACACCCGCGGCGCCCCGGCCACCCCGTCCGGTGTCGTCGACTGGTGGAAGTCCTTGCCGCTCAACTAG
- a CDS encoding pentapeptide repeat-containing protein, which yields MSRTVQRSGLMVSVLGAVAGGLAIAGITWWGLWHFLGAKAETPNQLDLSRISLAVAAGIGGAVALVVAYRKQRDAERGRFAEVFGAAARQLGDPDVAVRIAGVYAMAGVADEFSARWRRQQCVDVLCGYLRLPYAPEEGASHLVSKSQRIEDNGTAVERVYTYRQNDRQVRDTIVRVIAEHLRPSAETRWCECDFDFTDAVFENADFRYTVFAGRNTRFTNAMFLSGRIVTFEKARFLGKRVTFRGAIFRSAAVFDHAEFAHTEVGRADRGATGVTFSEATFGGGGSFEGAEFRGARTAFDRTTFVGERTSFANAAFAAESTSFERGVFDGERVTFTGAEFTGARVTFADARFCTDSSSFDCARLGAPIRWRNGRTQEVSFARTEYHGTVSFADTVFAGRKVVFAGGDFFGDISFRRAAFDARDISFDRPKAWVGVHFDWDDSPTAKPSHISPTPWPPVPAESASELAS from the coding sequence GTGAGCCGGACGGTACAGCGGTCGGGTCTGATGGTGTCGGTGCTGGGCGCCGTGGCGGGCGGGCTCGCCATCGCGGGTATCACCTGGTGGGGGCTGTGGCATTTCCTCGGCGCGAAGGCCGAGACGCCGAATCAGCTGGACCTGAGCCGGATTTCGCTGGCGGTAGCGGCCGGTATCGGTGGCGCGGTCGCCCTGGTGGTGGCGTATCGGAAACAGCGGGACGCCGAGCGTGGACGCTTCGCCGAGGTGTTCGGGGCCGCCGCCCGCCAGCTCGGCGACCCCGACGTGGCGGTACGTATCGCCGGGGTCTACGCCATGGCCGGGGTGGCCGACGAATTCTCCGCCCGCTGGCGGCGGCAGCAGTGCGTGGACGTGCTGTGCGGCTACCTGCGGCTGCCCTACGCGCCGGAGGAGGGCGCCAGTCACCTGGTCTCCAAGTCTCAGCGCATCGAGGACAACGGCACCGCCGTGGAACGGGTGTACACCTATCGCCAGAACGACCGGCAGGTCCGCGACACCATCGTGCGCGTGATCGCCGAACATCTGCGACCCTCGGCCGAAACCCGATGGTGCGAATGTGATTTCGACTTCACCGACGCGGTGTTCGAGAACGCCGACTTCCGCTACACCGTGTTCGCGGGCCGCAATACCCGCTTCACCAACGCCATGTTCCTCAGCGGCCGCATCGTCACCTTCGAGAAGGCGCGGTTCCTGGGCAAGCGGGTCACCTTCCGCGGGGCCATCTTCCGCAGCGCCGCCGTCTTCGACCACGCCGAGTTCGCGCACACCGAGGTGGGCCGCGCCGACCGTGGGGCGACCGGCGTCACCTTCTCCGAGGCCACCTTCGGTGGCGGCGGCAGCTTCGAGGGCGCCGAGTTCCGGGGTGCGCGAACGGCATTCGACCGCACCACCTTCGTGGGGGAGCGGACCAGCTTCGCCAACGCCGCCTTCGCCGCCGAGTCCACCTCCTTCGAGCGCGGCGTGTTCGACGGCGAGCGCGTCACCTTCACCGGCGCCGAATTCACCGGTGCGCGAGTCACCTTCGCCGATGCCCGCTTCTGCACCGACTCCAGCTCCTTCGACTGCGCCCGCCTGGGCGCGCCCATCCGCTGGCGGAACGGGCGCACCCAGGAGGTGTCCTTCGCCCGCACCGAGTACCACGGCACCGTGTCCTTCGCCGACACGGTGTTCGCGGGCCGCAAGGTGGTGTTCGCCGGCGGCGACTTCTTCGGCGACATCTCCTTCCGCCGCGCCGCCTTCGACGCCCGCGACATCAGTTTCGACCGGCCCAAGGCCTGGGTCGGCGTGCACTTCGACTGGGACGACAGCCCGACCGCCAAACCGTCGCA
- a CDS encoding MFS transporter, with protein MASATAVATRTEQGSQSWAYALVLAASGVALGVSGAPAPLYGLYQKSWHFSPLTTTFVFAVYAVAALGAVLVSGRISDVVGRKPVLLGAFATMIVGLVVFLFADNVAMLLLARALHGAAVGAIVVAGAAALLDLRPQAGARSGQLSGVAFNVGMAVAILGSAVLAQYAPHPLRTPYVVITLVCLLIAAGVLALREPHTARRKQRITIAKPAVPQEIRGDFWFSALGVMAAWSVLGVLLSLYPSLASAETGIHNLVFGGAVVASTATAGALAQAVAGGIPARRAAIAGDIGMAIALLLTIPALNTHNWVLVLLAGLALGGTFGLGFGGSLRHLSNVVPQHKRGETMSAYYLLAYSAMAVPTVVAGWAATTWGLSTVFPWFVVLVALACLGAAGMGLRRNAEAAKAEAAAVAAVVD; from the coding sequence ATGGCATCGGCGACAGCGGTAGCGACACGAACCGAACAGGGTAGTCAGAGCTGGGCCTACGCGCTCGTTCTCGCGGCCAGCGGCGTAGCGCTCGGTGTTTCGGGGGCGCCCGCACCGCTCTATGGGTTGTATCAGAAGAGCTGGCACTTCTCGCCGCTCACCACCACGTTCGTCTTCGCCGTCTACGCGGTGGCCGCGCTGGGCGCGGTCCTGGTGTCGGGCCGGATCTCGGATGTGGTGGGCCGCAAGCCGGTCCTGCTCGGTGCGTTCGCCACCATGATCGTGGGCCTGGTGGTGTTCCTGTTCGCCGACAATGTGGCCATGCTGCTGCTGGCGCGAGCGCTGCACGGGGCCGCGGTCGGCGCGATCGTGGTGGCCGGGGCGGCGGCGCTGCTGGATCTGCGGCCACAGGCCGGCGCGCGGTCGGGCCAGCTGTCCGGGGTGGCCTTCAATGTCGGTATGGCCGTGGCGATTCTGGGGTCCGCGGTGCTGGCCCAGTACGCGCCGCATCCCCTGCGGACTCCGTACGTGGTGATCACGCTGGTGTGCCTGCTGATCGCGGCGGGCGTGCTGGCGCTGCGGGAACCGCACACGGCGCGTCGGAAGCAGCGCATCACCATCGCCAAACCGGCGGTGCCGCAGGAGATCCGCGGTGATTTCTGGTTTTCGGCGCTGGGCGTGATGGCGGCCTGGTCGGTGCTGGGCGTGCTGCTGTCGCTGTATCCGTCGCTGGCCTCGGCCGAGACCGGCATCCACAATCTCGTGTTCGGCGGCGCGGTGGTGGCCTCCACGGCGACCGCGGGCGCGCTCGCCCAGGCCGTCGCGGGCGGTATCCCGGCGCGCCGCGCGGCCATCGCCGGCGACATCGGGATGGCGATCGCGCTGCTGCTCACCATCCCGGCCTTGAACACCCACAACTGGGTGCTGGTACTGCTGGCCGGACTCGCGCTGGGCGGCACCTTCGGGCTGGGCTTCGGCGGATCGCTGCGGCACCTGTCCAACGTTGTGCCGCAACACAAGCGGGGCGAGACCATGTCGGCCTACTACCTGCTGGCCTACTCGGCCATGGCGGTGCCGACGGTGGTGGCGGGCTGGGCGGCCACCACGTGGGGGCTGAGCACGGTCTTCCCGTGGTTCGTCGTGCTGGTCGCGCTGGCCTGCCTCGGCGCGGCCGGGATGGGCTTGCGCCGCAATGCCGAGGCCGCCAAGGCCGAAGCGGCCGCGGTCGCCGCCGTGGTCGACTGA
- a CDS encoding polyribonucleotide nucleotidyltransferase — MSDTQTSSAAEVEPGVFESVALIDNGAFGTRTIRFETGRLAKQAAGSVVAYLDDETMLLSATTASKQPKDQFDFFPLTVDVEERMYAAGRIPGSFFRREGRPSTDAILTCRLIDRPLRPSFVDGLRNEIQVVVTVMSLDPKDLYDVVAINAASASTQIAGLPFSGPVGGVRVALIEGQWVAFPTVEQLENAVFDMVVAGRVVEGDVAIMMVEAEATDNVLALIADGASAPTEIVVAEGLEAAKPFIARLCKAQSDLAALAAKPTGEFPVFLPYQDDAYTAVEGTAKVPLNNALSIAGKAEREEKIDEIKLEVLSALADDFVGREKEIGAAFRSVTKKLVRQRILTDSFRIDGRGLADIRALSAEVAVVPRAHGSALFERGETQILGVTTLDMVKMAQQVDSLGPETSKRYMHHYNFPPFSTGETGRVGSPKRREIGHGALAERALMPVLPSQEEFPYAIRQVSEALSSNGSTSMGSVCASTLSLLNAGVPLKAPVAGIAMGLVSDTVKNDKGEDEVRYVALTDILGAEDAFGDMDFKVAGTREFVTALQLDTKLDGIPSQVLAGALNQAKDARDTILDVMAEAIATPDEMSPYAPRVTAIKIPVDKIGEVIGPKGKVINQITEDTGANISIEDDGTVFVGATDGPSAQAAIDAINAIANPQLPKVGERFLGTVVKTTAFGAFVSLLPGRDGLVHISKLGNGKRVAKVEDVVNVGDKIRVEIADIDNRGKISLVPIDEDSDNSASSAAVDANAE, encoded by the coding sequence ATGTCTGACACCCAGACCAGTTCCGCCGCCGAGGTCGAGCCCGGCGTTTTCGAGTCCGTCGCCCTGATCGACAACGGCGCCTTCGGTACTCGCACCATCCGTTTCGAGACCGGCCGCCTGGCCAAGCAGGCCGCCGGTTCCGTGGTCGCCTACCTCGACGACGAGACCATGCTGCTGTCGGCCACCACGGCCTCCAAGCAGCCCAAGGACCAGTTCGACTTCTTCCCGCTGACGGTGGACGTCGAGGAGCGCATGTACGCCGCGGGCCGCATCCCCGGCTCGTTCTTCCGTCGTGAGGGCCGCCCCTCCACCGACGCCATCCTGACCTGCCGCCTGATCGACCGGCCGCTGCGTCCGTCCTTCGTCGACGGCCTGCGCAACGAGATCCAGGTCGTCGTGACCGTCATGTCGCTGGATCCCAAGGATCTGTACGACGTGGTCGCGATCAACGCCGCCTCGGCGTCCACCCAGATCGCGGGCCTGCCGTTCTCCGGTCCGGTCGGCGGCGTGCGCGTCGCCCTGATCGAGGGCCAGTGGGTCGCCTTCCCGACCGTCGAGCAGCTCGAGAACGCCGTGTTCGACATGGTCGTCGCCGGCCGCGTGGTCGAGGGTGACGTCGCGATCATGATGGTCGAGGCCGAGGCCACCGACAACGTGCTCGCCCTGATCGCCGACGGCGCTTCGGCTCCGACCGAGATCGTGGTCGCCGAGGGCCTCGAGGCCGCCAAGCCGTTCATCGCCCGCCTGTGCAAGGCGCAGTCGGACCTGGCCGCGCTGGCCGCCAAGCCGACCGGTGAGTTCCCGGTCTTCCTGCCCTACCAGGACGACGCCTACACCGCCGTCGAGGGCACCGCGAAGGTTCCGCTGAACAACGCGCTGTCCATCGCCGGCAAGGCCGAGCGCGAAGAGAAGATCGACGAGATCAAGCTCGAGGTGCTCTCCGCGCTGGCCGACGACTTCGTCGGCCGTGAGAAGGAGATCGGCGCGGCCTTCCGCTCGGTCACCAAGAAGCTGGTCCGCCAGCGCATCCTGACCGACAGCTTCCGCATCGACGGCCGTGGTCTGGCCGACATCCGCGCGCTGTCCGCCGAGGTCGCCGTGGTGCCCCGCGCCCACGGTTCGGCGCTGTTCGAGCGTGGCGAGACCCAGATCCTGGGTGTCACCACCCTGGACATGGTGAAGATGGCGCAGCAGGTCGACTCGCTCGGCCCGGAGACCTCCAAGCGCTACATGCACCACTACAACTTCCCGCCGTTCTCCACCGGCGAGACCGGTCGCGTGGGCTCGCCCAAGCGTCGAGAGATCGGCCACGGCGCCCTCGCCGAGCGCGCCCTGATGCCGGTGCTGCCGTCGCAGGAAGAGTTCCCGTACGCCATCCGTCAGGTGTCGGAAGCGTTGAGCTCCAACGGTTCCACCTCGATGGGCTCGGTCTGCGCCTCGACCCTGTCGCTGCTGAACGCCGGTGTGCCGCTGAAGGCCCCCGTCGCCGGTATCGCCATGGGCCTGGTGTCGGACACCGTGAAGAACGACAAGGGTGAGGACGAGGTCCGCTACGTGGCCCTCACCGACATCCTGGGCGCCGAGGATGCCTTCGGCGACATGGACTTCAAGGTCGCCGGTACCCGCGAGTTCGTCACCGCCCTGCAGCTGGACACCAAGCTCGACGGCATCCCGTCGCAGGTGCTGGCCGGCGCGCTGAACCAGGCCAAGGATGCCCGCGACACCATCCTGGACGTGATGGCCGAGGCCATCGCCACCCCGGACGAGATGAGCCCCTACGCTCCGCGCGTCACCGCGATCAAGATCCCGGTCGACAAGATCGGCGAGGTGATCGGACCCAAGGGCAAGGTGATCAACCAGATCACCGAGGACACCGGCGCCAACATCTCCATCGAGGATGACGGCACCGTGTTCGTCGGTGCGACCGACGGCCCGTCGGCGCAGGCCGCGATCGACGCGATCAACGCCATCGCCAACCCGCAGCTGCCGAAGGTCGGCGAGCGCTTCCTGGGCACGGTCGTCAAGACCACCGCCTTCGGCGCGTTCGTGTCGCTGCTCCCGGGCCGCGACGGTCTGGTCCACATCTCGAAGCTGGGCAACGGCAAGCGCGTCGCCAAGGTCGAGGACGTGGTCAACGTGGGTGACAAGATCCGCGTCGAGATCGCCGACATCGACAACCGCGGCAAGATCTCGCTGGTGCCGATCGACGAGGATTCGGACAACTCCGCCTCCTCTGCTGCGGTCGACGCGAACGCAGAGTAA